A single genomic interval of Musa acuminata AAA Group cultivar baxijiao chromosome BXJ3-4, Cavendish_Baxijiao_AAA, whole genome shotgun sequence harbors:
- the LOC135635229 gene encoding protein ASPARTIC PROTEASE IN GUARD CELL 1-like encodes MMVAENTHSRLFLLFLFSLLTLSTSPAMSLHPEVQSTGYPTTATLDVSASLAQAHLALSYRPPSSTELPSHLLPYDPSSAISVALHSRDFLPSFVGSSAHGHPDYKALTLARLFRDVARVRSIAVRATLAFGAVADSVLNPNTDVKALQIAAVNSIMGSVISGASMGSGEYFSRVGVGSPPKPLYMILDTGSDVSWVQCLPCADCYEQSDPVFDPSDSSSYTLLSCDSSLCHSLALSACRNSTYSSSGPAAAADERCLYQVMYGDGSYTVGDFATETLTFGASASVSEVAMGCGHDNEGVFDSAAGLLGLGGGPLSFPTQISARSITYCLVDRDSNASSILNISTAASAPSSTLTAPLLRNPLLDTFYYVELTGISVGGKMLPIPPSAFAIDESTGAGGVIVDSGTSVTRLQEAAYATLRDDFQAQMEALPPAEMMTPFDTCYNLSSRASVTVPSVAFHFPEGKALLLPAKNYLIPVNDEGTYCLAFAPSPVAFSIIGNVQQQGTRVIFDLVNDRVGFTPDVC; translated from the coding sequence ATGATGGTGGCGGAGAATACGCACAGccgcctcttccttctctttctgtTCTCCTTACTCACGCTCTCCACATCCCCAGCCATGTCTCTTCACCCCGAGGTGCAGAGCACCGGATACCCCACTACCGCCACCCTCGACGTCTCCGCAAGCCTCGCTCAAGCCCACCTTGCTCTCTCGTACCGCCCCCCCTCCTCCACCGAGCTCCCTTCCCACCTCCTCCCTTATGACCCCTCCTCCGCAATCTCCGTCGCCCTTCACTCGCGAGACTTCCTCCCCTCGTTCGTTGGCTCCTCCGCCCATGGCCACCCCGACTATAAGGCCCTGACCCTCGCTCGCCTGTTCCGCGACGTAGCCCGCGTCCGCTCTATCGCGGTCCGCGCCACCCTCGCCTTCGGCGCTGTCGCCGACTCCGTTCTGAATCCCAACACGGACGTGAAGGCCCTCCAGATCGCCGCCGTGAACTCGATTATGGGTTCTGTTATCTCCGGGGCCAGCATGGGAAGCGGCGAGTACTTCTCCAGGGTGGGGGTTGGCAGCCCTCCAAAGCCCCTCTACATGATCCTCGACACCGGCAGCGACGTCAGCTGGGTCCAGTGCCTTCCCTGCGCCGACTGCTACGAGCAGTCCGACCCCGTCTTCGACCCCTCCGACTCCTCCTCTTACACCCTCCTCTCTTGCGACTCTTCCCTATGTCACTCTCTCGCCCTCTCTGCTTGCCGCAACTCCACATACTCCTCCTCCGGCCCCGCCGCCGCAGCCGATGAAAGATGCCTGTACCAGGTCATGTACGGCGACGGGTCCTACACCGTCGGGGACTTCGCCACCGAGACGCTGACATTCGGCGCGTCGGCCTCGGTCTCGGAGGTGGCCATGGGTTGCGGCCACGATAACGAGGGGGTTTTCGACAGCGCGGCCGGGCTGCTGGGCCTGGGCGGCGGGCCACTCTCTTTTCCCACCCAGATCTCGGCCCGTTCCATCACCTACTGCCTCGTTGATCGTGACTCCAACGCCTCCTCCATCCTCAACATCAGCACCGCCGCCTCCGCCCCCTCGTCGACCTTGACGGCACCCCTCCTCCGCAACCCTCTACTGGACACCTTCTACTACGTCGAGCTGACGGGTATTAGCGTGGGCGGGAAAATGCTGCCCATCCCGCCGTCGGCTTTCGCGATAGACGAGAGCACCGGAGCCGGGGGCGTGATTGTGGATTCCGGCACGTCGGTAACGCGGCTGCAGGAAGCGGCGTATGCTACGCTGCGGGACGACTTCCAGGCGCAGATGGAGGCGCTGCCGCCGGCAGAGATGATGACACCGTTCGACACGTGCTACAACCTGTCATCGCGGGCGAGCGTGACTGTGCCGTCGGTGGCGTTCCACTTCCCGGAGGGGAAGGCGCTGCTGCTGCCAGCGAAGAACTACCTGATCCCGGTGAACGACGAGGGCACCTACTGCCTGGCCTTCGCACCTTCCCCGGTCGCGTTCTCGATCATCGGTAACGTACAGCAACAGGGGACACGTGTCATATTTGACCTCGTCAACGACCGGGTGGGCTTCACCCCTGATGTGTGCTGA
- the LOC103983455 gene encoding protein PLASTID MOVEMENT IMPAIRED 2-like isoform X2, producing MERNRAPLPEDLSSQCKELIFAEMKVNKLINRKKVSEREKVQLLSELCVADDEAKDLTIRIEEAHAKAITYKLKLQSLKNSDTSEDEQLMILPPKSSRQYTEILREVDDVKQQICGLKLDIASALQEKARARSEIESSSAEARSYSRYKEELRREIDEVNVEQEFIDLARIEADGEFRRLEAQREAEAAHFTESVRKANSRIDGLRREITSAKQLQATLMITSLDVDALQNEMEFIRAAEKSYQKTYLVEDTGRMEGEQETDISLLRSTKAELEAAKNELSTVKEEGYKLMDEMDGIRKELIRIADGKEQSSRAKKNSDSCFETLNTKLHKAMSKMESASMAEKRADTIVANLSAALQQLHSDIDAAKREAELVSEETKAVRTETEKTRMHTQSLKERLQEAMEELNTVKAAEANALEGLKAITESTMRERAISSIWSSTITISKFEYYYLTKQAKAAQEVADKKVAAAQAWMEALKAKTEERRMNAETDPTQSWVLVPVERESLSKPKKGSVLKKAIKKEINHHEEEREQKLVQSHDMKLAIAMPRRSLTVSGVSGTSRRLHASRKSNSTKQRPSSAFTPPSSAHKKGKLVNTLVRFLTTPKQRWGSRRNV from the exons ATGGAGAGGAACCGCGCTCCCCTCCCGGAG GATTTGTCTTCGCAATGCAAAGAGCTCATCTTTGCTGAGATGAAGGTGAACAAGTTGATCAACAGGAAGAAAGTTTCTGAAAGAGAAAAGGTTCAGTTGCTATCTGAGCTCTGCGTCGCCGACGACGAAGCAAAAGACTTAACGATAAGGATCGAGGAAGCTCACGCCAAAGCCATCACCTACAAGCTGAAGCTCCAAAGTCTGAAGAATTCTGACACGAGTGAAGATGAACAACTCATGATCCTTCCTCCGAAAAGCAGCCGCCAGTATACCGAAATTTTGAGAGAAGTGGATGATGTCAAACAGCAAATCTGCGGCCTTAAACTCGACATTGCTTCCGCTTTACAGGAGAAAGCCAGAGCTCGGTCGGAGATTGAATCCTCGAGTGCAGAGGCTCGGTCGTATTCGAGGTACAAAGAAGAGCTACGAAGGGAGATCGACGAAGTAAATGTAGAGCAAGAATTCATTGATCTTGCTAGAATTGAGGCCGACGGAGAGTTCAGACGCTTAGAAGCTCAAAGAGAGGCAGAAGCAGCTCATTTCACTGAAAGCGTGCGAAAAGCTAACTCCAGAATTGATGGCCTCCGCAGAGAGATTACTTCTGCCAAGCAGCTGCAGGCGACGCTAATGATAACTTCTTTGGATGTCGATGCCTTGCAGAATGAGATGGAGTTCATTAGAGCAGCAGAGAAGAGCTATCAAAAGACATATTTGGTAGAAGACACTGGTAGAATGGAGGGAGAGCAGGAGACTGATATCTCTCTGTTACGATCGACCAAGGCGGAGTTGGAGGCAGCCAAGAATGAATTATCGACTgttaaagaagaagggtacaaaCTCATGGATGAAATGGATGGCATAAGGAAGGAACTGATAAGGATTGCTGATGGAAAGGAGCAATCGAGCAGAGCGAAGAAGAATTCTGATTCCTGCTTTGAGACTCTCAACACCAAGCTACACAAAGCCATGTCGAAGATGGAATCTGCTTCGATGGCGGAGAAGAGAGCTGATACAATAGTCGCAAATCTCTCAGCCGCACTGCAACAGCTCCACTCCGACATAGATGCAGCGAAGAGGGAAGCAGAACTGGTCTCTGAAGAAACTAAAGCAGTGAGAACGGAGACCGAGAAGACCAGAATGCACACTCAGTCACTAAAAGAAAGGCTTCAGGAGGCAATGGAGGAGCTCAACACGGTGAAAGCAGCAGAAGCGAACGCTCTCGAGGGGCTGAAGGCGATTACCGAAAGCACCATGAGGGAAAGGGCAATCTCATCTATTTGGAGCTCCACCATTACCATCTCCAAGTTCGAGTACTACTATTTGACTAAGCAGGCAAAGGCAGCTCAGGAAGTTGCGGACAAAAAGGTGGCAGCGGCTCAAGCATGGATGGAAGCGTTGAAGGCTAAAACCGAGGAGAGAAGAATGAACGCTGAAACTGATCCGACGCAGAGCTGGGTGCTTGTGCCAGTCGAAAGGGAATCACTTTCCAAGCCAAAGAAAGGATCGGTTCTTAAGAAGGCGATCAAGAAGGAGATAAATCACCATGAAGAAGAACGAGAGCAGAAGCTTGTCCAGTCTCATGACATGAAGCTTGCGATAGCGATGCCGAGAAGATCGCTTACTGTAAGCGGTGTCTCAGGGACATCGAGGAGGCTTCATGCTTCGAGAAAGTCGAATTCAACGAAGCAGCGGCCGAGCTCCGCCTTCACTCCTCCATCCTCGGCTCACAAGAAGGGGAAGTTGGTGAACACCTTGGTTAGGTTTCTGACGACTCCAAAGCAGCGTTGGGGTTCAAGACGCAACGTGTAA
- the LOC103983455 gene encoding protein PLASTID MOVEMENT IMPAIRED 2-like isoform X1, which translates to MERNRAPLPEISTFFCLKDLSSQCKELIFAEMKVNKLINRKKVSEREKVQLLSELCVADDEAKDLTIRIEEAHAKAITYKLKLQSLKNSDTSEDEQLMILPPKSSRQYTEILREVDDVKQQICGLKLDIASALQEKARARSEIESSSAEARSYSRYKEELRREIDEVNVEQEFIDLARIEADGEFRRLEAQREAEAAHFTESVRKANSRIDGLRREITSAKQLQATLMITSLDVDALQNEMEFIRAAEKSYQKTYLVEDTGRMEGEQETDISLLRSTKAELEAAKNELSTVKEEGYKLMDEMDGIRKELIRIADGKEQSSRAKKNSDSCFETLNTKLHKAMSKMESASMAEKRADTIVANLSAALQQLHSDIDAAKREAELVSEETKAVRTETEKTRMHTQSLKERLQEAMEELNTVKAAEANALEGLKAITESTMRERAISSIWSSTITISKFEYYYLTKQAKAAQEVADKKVAAAQAWMEALKAKTEERRMNAETDPTQSWVLVPVERESLSKPKKGSVLKKAIKKEINHHEEEREQKLVQSHDMKLAIAMPRRSLTVSGVSGTSRRLHASRKSNSTKQRPSSAFTPPSSAHKKGKLVNTLVRFLTTPKQRWGSRRNV; encoded by the exons ATGGAGAGGAACCGCGCTCCCCTCCCGGAG ATCTCCACTTTTTTTTGTCTGAAGGATTTGTCTTCGCAATGCAAAGAGCTCATCTTTGCTGAGATGAAGGTGAACAAGTTGATCAACAGGAAGAAAGTTTCTGAAAGAGAAAAGGTTCAGTTGCTATCTGAGCTCTGCGTCGCCGACGACGAAGCAAAAGACTTAACGATAAGGATCGAGGAAGCTCACGCCAAAGCCATCACCTACAAGCTGAAGCTCCAAAGTCTGAAGAATTCTGACACGAGTGAAGATGAACAACTCATGATCCTTCCTCCGAAAAGCAGCCGCCAGTATACCGAAATTTTGAGAGAAGTGGATGATGTCAAACAGCAAATCTGCGGCCTTAAACTCGACATTGCTTCCGCTTTACAGGAGAAAGCCAGAGCTCGGTCGGAGATTGAATCCTCGAGTGCAGAGGCTCGGTCGTATTCGAGGTACAAAGAAGAGCTACGAAGGGAGATCGACGAAGTAAATGTAGAGCAAGAATTCATTGATCTTGCTAGAATTGAGGCCGACGGAGAGTTCAGACGCTTAGAAGCTCAAAGAGAGGCAGAAGCAGCTCATTTCACTGAAAGCGTGCGAAAAGCTAACTCCAGAATTGATGGCCTCCGCAGAGAGATTACTTCTGCCAAGCAGCTGCAGGCGACGCTAATGATAACTTCTTTGGATGTCGATGCCTTGCAGAATGAGATGGAGTTCATTAGAGCAGCAGAGAAGAGCTATCAAAAGACATATTTGGTAGAAGACACTGGTAGAATGGAGGGAGAGCAGGAGACTGATATCTCTCTGTTACGATCGACCAAGGCGGAGTTGGAGGCAGCCAAGAATGAATTATCGACTgttaaagaagaagggtacaaaCTCATGGATGAAATGGATGGCATAAGGAAGGAACTGATAAGGATTGCTGATGGAAAGGAGCAATCGAGCAGAGCGAAGAAGAATTCTGATTCCTGCTTTGAGACTCTCAACACCAAGCTACACAAAGCCATGTCGAAGATGGAATCTGCTTCGATGGCGGAGAAGAGAGCTGATACAATAGTCGCAAATCTCTCAGCCGCACTGCAACAGCTCCACTCCGACATAGATGCAGCGAAGAGGGAAGCAGAACTGGTCTCTGAAGAAACTAAAGCAGTGAGAACGGAGACCGAGAAGACCAGAATGCACACTCAGTCACTAAAAGAAAGGCTTCAGGAGGCAATGGAGGAGCTCAACACGGTGAAAGCAGCAGAAGCGAACGCTCTCGAGGGGCTGAAGGCGATTACCGAAAGCACCATGAGGGAAAGGGCAATCTCATCTATTTGGAGCTCCACCATTACCATCTCCAAGTTCGAGTACTACTATTTGACTAAGCAGGCAAAGGCAGCTCAGGAAGTTGCGGACAAAAAGGTGGCAGCGGCTCAAGCATGGATGGAAGCGTTGAAGGCTAAAACCGAGGAGAGAAGAATGAACGCTGAAACTGATCCGACGCAGAGCTGGGTGCTTGTGCCAGTCGAAAGGGAATCACTTTCCAAGCCAAAGAAAGGATCGGTTCTTAAGAAGGCGATCAAGAAGGAGATAAATCACCATGAAGAAGAACGAGAGCAGAAGCTTGTCCAGTCTCATGACATGAAGCTTGCGATAGCGATGCCGAGAAGATCGCTTACTGTAAGCGGTGTCTCAGGGACATCGAGGAGGCTTCATGCTTCGAGAAAGTCGAATTCAACGAAGCAGCGGCCGAGCTCCGCCTTCACTCCTCCATCCTCGGCTCACAAGAAGGGGAAGTTGGTGAACACCTTGGTTAGGTTTCTGACGACTCCAAAGCAGCGTTGGGGTTCAAGACGCAACGTGTAA
- the LOC103982830 gene encoding uncharacterized protein LOC103982830 isoform X1 codes for MFETNLRWGRAHGEDRFYTTVKPRRNNRRGHQRGPRRSQNGVASSAARESPSPPPVSKEDDRVGLGKPASKPLAASASPSPSSTEVAQPCNLDRFLESTTPSVPAQYLSKTTMRGRRTCDVEFSPYFALSDLWESFKESSAYGIGVPLLLNGCHSVVQYYVPFLSGIQLYGQSNRPSADSCEENDRDCHDSSSNKSSNGSSDYGNKKGLKDSSTWISNQTNQSLSKSYASEKQGHKQQLSSGNDICFGNSQGYLIFEFLEQDPPFAREPLAGKISDLARNFPALKTLRSCDLLPSSWFSVAWYPIYRIPTGPTLKDLDACFLTFHSLSTPAKDAGGACQTVTHPQGVPRISLPVFGLAFYKFKSTVWTPGGSESPLANSLLQAAENWLQLRRVEHPDFSFFVTHHAYRN; via the exons ATGTTCGAGACGAACTTGAGGTGGGGGCGTGCGCACGGGGAGGATCGATTCTACACCACCGTCAAACCACGCCGGAACAACCGCCGCGGCCACCAGCGGGGCCCGCGAAGGTCCCAAAACGGCGTCGCATCCTCCGCCGCCAGAGAGTCCCCTTCCCCTCCGCCTGTTTCCAAGGAGGATGACCGAGTTGGACTGGGGAAGCCGGCTTCGAAGCCCCTGGCCGCGTccgcttccccttccccttcgtcGACGGAGGTCGCTCAGCCCTGTAACTTGGACCGGTTCTTAGAGTCCACCACCCCATCGGTTCCGGCTCAATACCTGTCTAAG ACAACGATGAGGGGTCGGAGGACTTGCGATGTGGAGTTTAGCCCTTACTTTGCTCTGTCGGACCTCTGGGAGTCCTTTAAGGAGTCGAGTGCTTACGGTATCggtgttcctcttcttcttaatGGATGTCACAGCGTCGTTCAGTATTACGTTCCTTTCTTGTCTGGGATTCAGTTATACGGTCAATCGAACAGGCCGTCTGCTGATTCTTG CGAGGAGAATGATAGAGATTGTCATGATTCTAGTAGTAACAAGAGTAGTAATGGAAGCAGCGACTATGGGAATAAGAAGGGCCTGAAGGATTCAAGCACATGGATTTCAAACCAGACAAATCAGAGTCTGAGCAAGTCGTATGCTAGTGAGAAACAAGGACACAAGCAACAGTTATCCTCAGGCAATGATATTTGTTTTGGAAATTCTCAAGGTTACTTGATCTTTGAGTTCCTTGAACAGGATCCTCCATTCGCTCGTGAACCCTTGGCTGGCAAG ATTTCAGATCTTGCTCGGAACTTTCCAGCACTAAAGACTCTTAGAAGTTGTGATCTTTTGCCATCTAGTTGGTTTTCTGTTGCATG GTATCCTATATACCGGATACCAACAGGCCCAACACTAAAGGATCTGGATGCTTGCTTTCTGACCTTCCATTCCCTTTCTACACCAGCTAAAG ATGCTGGTGGTGCTTGCCAAACTGTTACCCATCCGCAGGGGGTTCCCAGGATATCTCTGCCAGTTTTCGGGTTAGCATTCTACAAGTTCAAAAGCACAGTATGGACTCCTGGAGGATCTGAGTCGCCACTGGCAAACTCCCTCCTGCAAGCTGCGGAAAACTGGCTGCAGCTGCGTCGTGTTGAACATCCAGATTTCTCATTTTTCGTTACACATCATGCGTACCGAAATTAA
- the LOC103982830 gene encoding uncharacterized protein LOC103982830 isoform X2, translating to MFETNLRWGRAHGEDRFYTTVKPRRNNRRGHQRGPRRSQNGVASSAARESPSPPPVSKEDDRVGLGKPASKPLAASASPSPSSTEVAQPCNLDRFLESTTPSVPAQYLSKTTMRGRRTCDVEFSPYFALSDLWESFKESSAYGIGVPLLLNGCHSVVQYYVPFLSGIQLYGQSNRPSADSCEENDRDCHDSSSNKSSNGSSDYGNKKGLKDSSTWISNQTNQSLSKSYASEKQGHKQQLSSGNDICFGNSQGYLIFEFLEQDPPFAREPLAGKISDLARNFPALKTLRSCDLLPSSWFSVAWYPIYRIPTGPTLKDLDACFLTFHSLSTPAKGNVYSSNFY from the exons ATGTTCGAGACGAACTTGAGGTGGGGGCGTGCGCACGGGGAGGATCGATTCTACACCACCGTCAAACCACGCCGGAACAACCGCCGCGGCCACCAGCGGGGCCCGCGAAGGTCCCAAAACGGCGTCGCATCCTCCGCCGCCAGAGAGTCCCCTTCCCCTCCGCCTGTTTCCAAGGAGGATGACCGAGTTGGACTGGGGAAGCCGGCTTCGAAGCCCCTGGCCGCGTccgcttccccttccccttcgtcGACGGAGGTCGCTCAGCCCTGTAACTTGGACCGGTTCTTAGAGTCCACCACCCCATCGGTTCCGGCTCAATACCTGTCTAAG ACAACGATGAGGGGTCGGAGGACTTGCGATGTGGAGTTTAGCCCTTACTTTGCTCTGTCGGACCTCTGGGAGTCCTTTAAGGAGTCGAGTGCTTACGGTATCggtgttcctcttcttcttaatGGATGTCACAGCGTCGTTCAGTATTACGTTCCTTTCTTGTCTGGGATTCAGTTATACGGTCAATCGAACAGGCCGTCTGCTGATTCTTG CGAGGAGAATGATAGAGATTGTCATGATTCTAGTAGTAACAAGAGTAGTAATGGAAGCAGCGACTATGGGAATAAGAAGGGCCTGAAGGATTCAAGCACATGGATTTCAAACCAGACAAATCAGAGTCTGAGCAAGTCGTATGCTAGTGAGAAACAAGGACACAAGCAACAGTTATCCTCAGGCAATGATATTTGTTTTGGAAATTCTCAAGGTTACTTGATCTTTGAGTTCCTTGAACAGGATCCTCCATTCGCTCGTGAACCCTTGGCTGGCAAG ATTTCAGATCTTGCTCGGAACTTTCCAGCACTAAAGACTCTTAGAAGTTGTGATCTTTTGCCATCTAGTTGGTTTTCTGTTGCATG GTATCCTATATACCGGATACCAACAGGCCCAACACTAAAGGATCTGGATGCTTGCTTTCTGACCTTCCATTCCCTTTCTACACCAGCTAAAGGCAACGTCTACTCTTCTAATTTTTACTGA
- the LOC135586846 gene encoding protein SAR DEFICIENT 1-like isoform X1 — MEAKRHWDDSDENSDQSGDKRIKRLPSFSTVIKEAVTANKLQKAFFALEPFLRKVVQEEVGTLMHRIYSCPPRSIQMQIEATDQSSLKLIFKRPLSQPIFTGTKIEDIENNPLEILVVDTNSGVEAASALRHLLPIKLELVALEGDFPSGVQEDWTSDEFQNRIVKERTGKRPLVVGDVNVTLRDGAVIIPELIFTDNSSWGKSGMFRIGARVVPGSYDGPRIREAMTEPFKVKDHRGESYKKHYPPALDDAVWRLEKIGKGGKFHSKLAANKINTVQDFLMLLSVDPDRLREILGQGMTDRAWEVTTNHAKTCIVGDKHYVHRGPNCNLVLNSVCEVVSIIAGNNTYGLQDLINRDDRACVMQLAREAYEHWHDLEEYEALSNGDVPLNHTDVQMTQGVVESLPLYADQENGSLLRQFRPPQPF; from the exons ATGGAGGCTAAGAGGCACTGGGATGACTCCGATGAGAATTCGGATCAGTCGGGGGATAAAAGAATCAAGCGCCTCCCTTCGTTCTCAAC GGTGATAAAAGAAGCTGTCACGGCGAACAAATTGCAGAAAGCATTTTTTGCCTTGGAGCCGTTCCTTCGCAAAGTG GTGCAAGAGGAAGTGGGAACACTGATGCACAGAATCTACTCCTGCCCTCCAAG GTCCATCCAAATGCAAATTGAAGCTACAGATCAATCAAGCTTGAAACTTATCTTCAAGAGGCCGCTGTCACAGCCCATCTTCACCGGAACCAAGATAGAAGACATCGAGAACAATCCTCTCGAGATTCTTGTTGTAGACACTAATAGTGGTGTGGAAGCTGCCTCAGCGTTGCGCCATCTACTCCCTATCAAGCTCGAACTAGTTGCACTGGAGGGAGATTTCCCTTCCGGGGTTCAGGAGGATTGGACCAGTGACGAGTTCCAAAACAGAATAGTGAAGGAAAGAACCGGGAAGAGGCCACTGGTCGTCGGAGATGTCAACGTCACGCTAAGGGATGGAGCTGTGATCATACCCGAGCTAATCTTCACCGATAATTCAAGCTGGGGAAAGAGCGGGATGTTCCGGATCGGTGCTCGGGTTGTGCCGGGTAGCTACGATGGGCCAAGAATTAGAGAAGCCATGACCGAGCCTTTCAAGGTGAAAGACCACAGAGGAGAAT CGTACAAGAAGCATTATCCTCCAGCTCTGGACGACGCGGTATGGCGGCTCGAGAAGATCGGCAAGGGTGGTAAGTTCCACAGCAAGCTTGCGGCCAACAAAATCAACACGGTCCAGGACTTCTTGATGCTGTTGTCTGTCGACCCGGATCGCCTCCGAGAG ATACTGGGACAAGGGATGACAGATCGGGCGTGGGAGGTGACCACCAATCACGCGAAGACCTGCATCGTGGGCGACAAGCATTACGTGCACCGAGGCCCCAACTGTAACCTCGTCCTCAACTCAGTTTGCGAAGTTGTGAGCATTATCGCCGGAAATAACACATACGGCTTACAGGATCTCATCAATCGAGATGACAGA GCCTGCGTGATGCAATTAGCTCGAGAAGCGTACGAACACTGGCATGACTTGGAAGAGTACGAAGCATTGTCTAATGGAGATGTTCCTTTAAATCACA CAGATGTGCAGATGACACAAGGTGTTGTGGAATCATTGCCTCTGTACGCTGACCAAGAGAATGGATCACTGCTGCGTCAGTTTCGTCCTCCGCAGCCCTTCTGA
- the LOC135586846 gene encoding protein SAR DEFICIENT 1-like isoform X2, whose product MEAKRHWDDSDENSDQSGDKRIKRLPSFSTVIKEAVTANKLQKAFFALEPFLRKVVQEEVGTLMHRIYSCPPRSIQMQIEATDQSSLKLIFKRPLSQPIFTGTKIEDIENNPLEILVVDTNSGVEAASALRHLLPIKLELVALEGDFPSGVQEDWTSDEFQNRIVKERTGKRPLVVGDVNVTLRDGAVIIPELIFTDNSSWGKSGMFRIGARVVPGSYDGPRIREAMTEPFKVKDHRGESYKKHYPPALDDAVWRLEKIGKGGKFHSKLAANKINTVQDFLMLLSVDPDRLREILGQGMTDRAWEVTTNHAKTCIVGDKHYVHRGPNCNLVLNSVCEVVSIIAGNNTYGLQDLINRDDRACVMQLAREAYEHWHDLEEYEALSNGDVPLNHNVQMTQGVVESLPLYADQENGSLLRQFRPPQPF is encoded by the exons ATGGAGGCTAAGAGGCACTGGGATGACTCCGATGAGAATTCGGATCAGTCGGGGGATAAAAGAATCAAGCGCCTCCCTTCGTTCTCAAC GGTGATAAAAGAAGCTGTCACGGCGAACAAATTGCAGAAAGCATTTTTTGCCTTGGAGCCGTTCCTTCGCAAAGTG GTGCAAGAGGAAGTGGGAACACTGATGCACAGAATCTACTCCTGCCCTCCAAG GTCCATCCAAATGCAAATTGAAGCTACAGATCAATCAAGCTTGAAACTTATCTTCAAGAGGCCGCTGTCACAGCCCATCTTCACCGGAACCAAGATAGAAGACATCGAGAACAATCCTCTCGAGATTCTTGTTGTAGACACTAATAGTGGTGTGGAAGCTGCCTCAGCGTTGCGCCATCTACTCCCTATCAAGCTCGAACTAGTTGCACTGGAGGGAGATTTCCCTTCCGGGGTTCAGGAGGATTGGACCAGTGACGAGTTCCAAAACAGAATAGTGAAGGAAAGAACCGGGAAGAGGCCACTGGTCGTCGGAGATGTCAACGTCACGCTAAGGGATGGAGCTGTGATCATACCCGAGCTAATCTTCACCGATAATTCAAGCTGGGGAAAGAGCGGGATGTTCCGGATCGGTGCTCGGGTTGTGCCGGGTAGCTACGATGGGCCAAGAATTAGAGAAGCCATGACCGAGCCTTTCAAGGTGAAAGACCACAGAGGAGAAT CGTACAAGAAGCATTATCCTCCAGCTCTGGACGACGCGGTATGGCGGCTCGAGAAGATCGGCAAGGGTGGTAAGTTCCACAGCAAGCTTGCGGCCAACAAAATCAACACGGTCCAGGACTTCTTGATGCTGTTGTCTGTCGACCCGGATCGCCTCCGAGAG ATACTGGGACAAGGGATGACAGATCGGGCGTGGGAGGTGACCACCAATCACGCGAAGACCTGCATCGTGGGCGACAAGCATTACGTGCACCGAGGCCCCAACTGTAACCTCGTCCTCAACTCAGTTTGCGAAGTTGTGAGCATTATCGCCGGAAATAACACATACGGCTTACAGGATCTCATCAATCGAGATGACAGA GCCTGCGTGATGCAATTAGCTCGAGAAGCGTACGAACACTGGCATGACTTGGAAGAGTACGAAGCATTGTCTAATGGAGATGTTCCTTTAAATCACA ATGTGCAGATGACACAAGGTGTTGTGGAATCATTGCCTCTGTACGCTGACCAAGAGAATGGATCACTGCTGCGTCAGTTTCGTCCTCCGCAGCCCTTCTGA
- the LOC135636442 gene encoding uncharacterized protein LOC135636442 — MAAFSSFPAPSAFSFGSSPLQGPKLHMKRRSALLVAACDKDANDHDFSGRLVDENMAVLRERIHEMKVGVKKYEAPSEWMGWEKQYHERYRLDVCELMGMVQRWLLSSRPCVGLACVAVVALSLPTTVLVTVFYRVMSVVAGGGGGGGGS, encoded by the coding sequence ATGGCCGCCTTCTCCTCTTTCCCCGCTCCGTCGGCGTTCTCCTTTGGATCTTCTCCCCTGCAAGGACCCAAACTCCACATGAAGCGGAGATCAGCGTTGCTTGTTGCTGCTTGTGACAAGGACGCCAATGACCACGACTTCAGCGGTCGGCTCGTCGACGAGAACATGGCCGTGCTCCGTGAGAGGATTCACGAGATGAAGGTGGGCGTGAAGAAGTACGAGGCGCCGTCGGAGTGGATGGGGTGGGAGAAGCAATACCACGAGAGATACCGATTAGATGTTTGTGAACTCATGGGGATGGTGCAGAGGTGGTTGCTGAGCTCTCGGCCCTGTGTGGGCTTGGCGTGCGTGGCGGTGGTCGCGTTGAGCTTGCCAACGACGGTGCTCGTGACCGTATTCTATCGAGTGATGTCCGTCGTTGCCggaggtggtggcggcggcggcggttcgTGA